A window from Felis catus isolate Fca126 chromosome B1, F.catus_Fca126_mat1.0, whole genome shotgun sequence encodes these proteins:
- the PDHA2 gene encoding pyruvate dehydrogenase E1 component subunit alpha, testis-specific form, mitochondrial, with the protein MRKMLAAAVSRVLSGVTQKPASRVLVASCNCSNDAMFAIKKCDLYRLEEGPPVTTALTREDGLKYYRMMQTVRRMELKADQLYKQKFIRGFCHLCDGQEACSVGLEAGINPTDHVITSYRAHGLYYTRGLSVRSILAELTGRRGGCAKGKGGSMHMYVKNFYGGNGIVGAQGPLGAGIALACKYKGNKEVCLALYGDGAANQGQIAEAHNMAALWKLPCVFICENNLYGMGTPVERASASTDYYKRGNFIPGLRVDGMDVLGVREATKFVADYCRSGKGPIVMELQTYRYHGHSMSDPGISYRTREEVQNVRRESDPIMLLKDRMVNSKLATVEELKDIDVEVRKEVEDAAQFAMTDPEPPLEELAHHIYCNTPAFEVRGTNQWIKFKSLS; encoded by the coding sequence ATGAGGAAGATGCTCGCTGCCGCTGTCTCCCGCGTGTTGTCCGGGGTCACGCAGAAGCCCGCTAGCAGAGTGCTGGTGGCATCCTGTAACTGTTCAAATGATGCGATGTTTGCAATTAAGAAATGTGATCTTTATCGCTTAGAAGAGGGTCCCCCTGTCACCACAGCGCTCACCCGGGAGGATGGGCTCAAATACTACAGGATGATGCAGACTGTTCGCCGAATGGAGCTGAAGGCAGATCAGCTGTATAAACAAAAGTTTATCCGTGGCTTCTGTCACTTGTGCGATGGTCAAGAAGCTTGTTCTGTGGGCCTGGAGGCCGGGATAAATCCCACCGACCATGTCATCACATCCTATCGGGCTCATGGCTTGTACTATACTCGTGGACTCTCTGTCCGATCAATTCTTGCAGAGCTGACAGGACGAAGGGGAGGCTGTGCTAAAGGAAAAGGAGGATCGATGCATATGTATGTCAAGAATTTCTATGGGGGCAATGGCATTGTTGGCgcacaggggcccctgggagcTGGTATTGCTCTGGCCTGTAAATACAAGGGAAACAAGGAGGTCTGTCTGGCTCTTTATGGGGATGGTGCTGCGAATCAGGGTCAGATAGCCGAAGCTCACAATATGGCAGCTTTGTGGAAATTACCCTGTGTTTTCATCTGTGAGAATAACCTCTATGGAATGGGAACCCCTGTTGAGAGAGCATCAGCCAGCACTGATTACTATAAGAGAGGAAATTTTATCCCTGGACTGAGGGTAGACGGAATGGATGTTCTAGGTGTTCGGGAGGCAACTAAGTTTGTAGCTGACTACTGTAGATCTGGAAAGGGGCCCATAGTGATGGAGCTGCAGACCTACCGGTATCATGGACACAGTATGAGTGACCCTGGGATCAGTTATCGTACCCGAGAAGAAGTTCAGAATGTGAGAAGGGAGAGCGATCCTATCATGCTTCTCAAAGACAGAATGGTAAACAGTAAGCTTGCCACTGTTGAGGAACTAAAGGATATTGATGTTGAAGTGAGGAAAGAAGTTGAGGATGCAGCCCAGTTTGCTATGACTGATCCTGAACCACCTTTGGAAGAATTAGCTCATCACATCTACTGCAATACTCCAGCTTTTGAAGTTCGTGGTACAAACCAGTGGATCAAGTTCAAGTCCCTCAGTTAA